The proteins below come from a single Mytilus edulis chromosome 5, xbMytEdul2.2, whole genome shotgun sequence genomic window:
- the LOC139522309 gene encoding ryncolin-2-like, which yields MWLTMCFGLVLVLLLANTYADGKLTSTSDSGVCFYGKTAERVLSILATGKYRSLMPSGPHVRDCSDLDRKHYKSGVYKIFPAGGAGFKAYCAMETDEGGWTVFQRRQDGKVDFYRGWEDYVNGFGHFNTEFWLGNDKLYKLTSRGQYELRVNLEDFNGDKAYAKYSNFYIGDESTNYKLTVNGYSGTAGDALKRHNDRAFSTKDKDNDNTSGECAKNYKGAWWYNNCHDSNLNGLYLGNKKDTKGLRWSQWKGSQSMKTTSMMIRRKRL from the exons ATGTGGCTGACAATGTGCTTTGGTCTTGTATTGGTGCTGCTTTTAGCAAACACATATGCAGATGGAAAACTTACATCCACTTCAGATTCTG GAGTTTGCTTTTATGGGAAAACGGCTGAACGAGTACTCAGCATCTTGGCAACTGGTAAATACAGATCTTTGATGCCTTCAG GGCCTCATGTGCGAGACTGCTCGGATTTAGACCGAAAACATTACAAAAGTGGAGTCTACAAAATATTCCCGGCAGGTGGCGCTGGATTTAAGGCGTACTGTGCTATGGAGACGGACGAGGGAGGGTGGACG GTTTTTCAGCGAAGACAAGACGGTAAAGTAGATTTCTACCGAGGATGGGAAGACTATGTAAACGGATTTGGTCATTTCAATACGGAATTCTGGTTAG GTAATGACAAACTATATAAACTAACATCACGAGGACAGTATGAGCTTAGAGTAAACCTGGAGGATTTCAATGGTGATAAAGCCTATGCCAAATATTCTAACTTCTACATTGGCGACGAGTCAACTAACTACAAACTAACAGTGAATGGTTATAGTGGAACGGCag gTGATGCTTTGAAGCGACATAATGATCGTGCTTTCTCGACAAAAGATAAGGATAATGACAATACTAGCGGTGAGTGTGCAAAGAATTACAAAGGTGCTTGGtggtataacaactgtcatgacTCTAATCTGAACGGACTGTATCTAGGAAATAAAAAGGATACCAAAGGATTGCGATGGAGTCAGTGGAAAGGATCTCAGTCAATGAAGACAACGTCAATGATGATTCGTAGGAAACGTCTCTAA